Genomic segment of Arachis hypogaea cultivar Tifrunner chromosome 11, arahy.Tifrunner.gnm2.J5K5, whole genome shotgun sequence:
TATAATATGCTCAGCTGAGAACTTGATTTTTGCTTCCTTTATTACAAATGTAGTATTATTTTTGTTGCAAATGTTTGGATAAATATCAATGTCCTATTTGTTGTCCCAAACATTTTAAAAGTGACTTTATTTTTCCCACTTAAGACCACCAAAAATCAATAAAGGGTATAtcctttcaaaaagttttttttagaaattaaaagaaatccCAAGATTTCCAAGATCTGGTAATAGGTGATGGAAAATCAGAAAATAGAGaatgaatggaaagaaaatagggATTTTGGTTATGATGGGGTGTGTGTTAATGTGATTACTGAAAAATAAATTCCCTCAAGTTTTTCACTAgccttctgaaattctgcagtcCTTTTTGTTATCCCTCTCAACTCCAATCACTAGCAAATATAATATTCATCAAAAGACTAAAATGCAATGTAGTATGTCGCAGAAAGTAGAACTGCTAATTCATGCATAacagagggaaaaatattgtatTATATGAATTAGTGATTGCTAATGTAGTGGATTTAATAACTTCTCACCTGTTAAGTTCTAACTAAAATATGCCTTTTATATTATGCTTCAAATGTTCGGAAAAGTCGTATAGTTCGATTTCCACTTTATTGATGCTTGTCTTAGTGTTCATCTAATTTATCTAAACTAAATCAGTTAGGTTGTTCTGCAGTAGTAGTGTATGGAGCGGTCCTTGTCAGATGCTTTCTGATTTCTGATGGGTTCATATGAATTTATATCTGtattaatgtttttatttgcatGCTTCCATTCTTCAGCACTTCATCATTTTCGGTCCTCAACACATGGATGGCCCATCAACGCAAATCCTACTTGCAAAACTTCCTCCCAACTTGCAGCTACCCAAATAAGATGGGCATCTCAATCTGCAACTACAGAGGAAGACAATAAGATTAGCATTGGACCCCGAAGTGGAGGACAATCCCAGGAAGATGACAAGGAAGCTGGAGTTGTTTATTATGGTCCAATCTCAAATACCATAAAGAAAGTGAAGCTTCTGTCTCTCTCAACTTGCTGCCTTTCAGTATCATTGGGTCCAGTGATAACCTTCATGACATCCCCTGATATGAATGTCATCCTGAAAGGCGCAGTGGCATCATCTGTAATATTCTTTAGTGCTTCAACCACTTTTGCCCTTCACTGGTTCGTTAGCC
This window contains:
- the LOC112720759 gene encoding uncharacterized protein, encoding MNILSVARRSLNFVSIKQFRQTHLLRRLSTRRVPALHHFRSSTHGWPINANPTCKTSSQLAATQIRWASQSATTEEDNKISIGPRSGGQSQEDDKEAGVVYYGPISNTIKKVKLLSLSTCCLSVSLGPVITFMTSPDMNVILKGAVASSVIFFSASTTFALHWFVSPYVHKLRWQPGSDSFEVDMMTWLATYTPKTIKFADIRPPQTNRPFVSFKANDNFYFVDAEHCHNKALLARLTPRKETHHDSAFKNL